The Aedes albopictus strain Foshan chromosome 2, AalbF5, whole genome shotgun sequence region aatttcaatcgcaatgcagaatacggaaacgcaaccaatcgctcccaaattttgcacaattgttttggacgctaatacagattgaaagagctttgttccgggttgatacgatcaaatttatagtttctccatacaacgttgacccactctaatatgtaTATATGCATATCATTTGTCTGTGGTGACGGTGCTGACATACACGTTATTTAATGCCCATTATTCCCGAACGTAATTATCATGTCCAAATGAAATAATGAACTGATATGCGTTCATAAATTAGTCAAGCAACCTTATCGAAATATGTTTGCGTTAAAGTTGTTGGTACTAAGATTTTTTCCGGTTCGTTTCAACACTAAAATGACATTCATACAGTGGTAATAGTAATTTACAtataattgaatgaaatttaatcttgataaataaacaaaacgaCTGTAAAACGGTGGGTCGATAAGGAGAATGTCGAACAtagttctggtcctcacaagttcctacatcatgcttccacggatcaagcgatgacacaaactgagttgtgtgcttagttggtatTACAGCCTGAACGAACACCGTTGTCCTCCTGACTTCGGCTGGATTGAGGAGATACGTCCCgagcagtggcgattccctaatttCGAATcaacctgttcaacgaatgtaaattcttgaatttccttTACAAATTGACTTGTATTTTATAGAAATGGCGAGAATAGTCGTTTCCGTCCATTTACAACTTATTTCTGATCCTGAATCTTCCGCAAATCTGAATTTTAGGGTCGTTTGAAAAactgaggttacgagacgccactggtcccgagcgtctgttcaccaggtgcgactcaaacagcgtaTGTTCAGCgggtgagtatgaaatgctcctccaccgaaagctacacctaaggtggcagccccaccacggtggataagggatcttacactcagcgaagtaaactaccgaaattcatcaaaataccttatgaaatttagccataactgtaaagtatggatgccataagaataccttatgaaaattgaacatgcttattacgacctaattacataagataaacttatgaaaagagcagaaaaatcacaaaatgatgcagactggaatcgatccatgaacgtcgagatcactgaggtTGTgctcaacccacgcggctatcgacgcttgagaatatcctgttgctaaatgtgtacctataaaagccaaactgtgagtcgattctgcgtcatatcATAGACCAACCTTATGAAAATTGTTCGCGAAGATGCGCTTCCAACGTGGGCAGCAGCATGCTAAGATGCGCAACCAACACaaaccatcgcatcggaaccgttATTGATCATCGGAacgaagcacgcgcactcacccgagccgacgggacagcagcgaccagcagcgagagagtgagtgccgtgagaaccaaccgtgagagcagcagcgaacgccgccgccgtagccatcatcatcatcatcgactctcgtcgtcgtcgccctgCAGGTAGCGTGCTGATGATGATTTTTTCCAtacacgtcgcgtgggttctacgcgcgcgtagaaccttcCACGTGGTTCTGGTACGTTGGATTTTGGGTAtatatatgcgacccgttcgcGGTCGCAAGTCAGTTGCAAATTTAAAGTGAACAAGTGATGAGCGTTTCGCGTGGCTcgaacaacgcgaagtgaaattaTCCAAAGTGAAATGTAAAGTGTAAATAGCAGTAAAGAGAGAAATAAAGTGTTAAGTGTAGTGAAGGTGATTTTTCCCTCGCGGTCCGAAATTTCCCGTTCTCTCTTCTGCCGCGTTATAACCCCCCCAATACAGTCCAGTGCTTCGCCTTAtaattcttgtgttcattgccgaacacaatttggtccttcgagccggatcgagATCCGGTAGTGTGTGAAAGCGTGCcgcgtggcttgaacaacgcgGTAGTGTGTCGTTTAAAAAGCGTAccgcgtggcttcgacagcgcGGCAGTGCGTAGTTTAGAAGCGTGCACGTGGCTTCAACAACGTGCTGTGCAGTGAAGAGCGTgggcgtggcttcgacaacgtccgTATCCGTGTCGGTCCGCGAGTGTAAACCGCGTCGTCGCGTAGTGACTTCATCCGTCGTTCCGGAATTCGTGTGGTGCCGATTCCATCCGGTCCGACAAGCGCGTCGATTTTCGTGGTATCCCGAGTGAGTCCGCCGTCGCGTAGTGCTAGCTTCCGTCACTCCGGACATTCTGTGATAGTGTTCCACCCGTTGTGACAAGCGCGTCGGCTCCCAGCTGATTGATTCCATCGTCGCGTAGTGTTTTGTGTCCGTCGCTTCGGAAtcttcaagtgtttttttttttcatccgtgGCGACTCACGCATCGATTTTGACGATCGTATCCGGTGAAGCGAAGTTTCCCGTTTGTCACCGTAGTGTTGAGTGTTGCTGCCACCGCTTCGGATTCCGTGTGCTACCTCCCATCCATTGCAACAAAAGCGACGAAATTCCTGTCCACATCCCCGTATTACTGACCCGTGAAGATTACATCAGGATGCCACCCAAACGGACACCGGTGAAGAAGGTGCCGGATTCTGCCGAGTGTGAAGCCCAGCTTGGGGCGCTAGTCCACAACCGTGGATTAGCACAACGAAATGTGACCAGAATCCTAACTATCCTCAAGCAGGCCGAAAAGGACAGGAGTGAACTCAGCCCAGCCCAAGTCAAGGTGTACCAACGAAGTATTGAAAATGAGAAGGCTGAGTATGTAAGGTTGCACCAGGAGATTGTTGCCCAGTCCTCAGCCGACAAGCGCGATGAGCAAGATGAGCACTACCTGCGGTTCATGTACCTGTACGAGGAGGTATCCGTGCTGCTCGAGAGTTGTACCGAGAAGTTGACTGTGCCGCCAACTCAGCAGCCACCTTGTGTCACTAACCAGCAACCGATCATCGTTCAGTCCCAATCCTTTGGTGCTCCATTGCCAACCTTCGATGGTCATTATGAAGCATGGCCCCGCTTCAAAGCCATGTTCCAGGATCTGATGCAGCGTTCATCAGATTCAGATGCGGTGAAGTTGTACCACCTCGAGAACTCCTTGAAAGGAGATGCCGCTGGTGTGATCGATCTGGAGACGTTGCAGGACAACGATTACCAGCGCGCATGGGACATCCTAGAGGAGAGATTTGGCAACAAGCGGCTTATCTTGGAATCTCACATCCTGGGCCTGTTAAACCTAAAACAGATGACAAGGAGATCGTCGAAGGAACTCCGGAGTCTCATCGAAGAGTGCACTCGCCATGTGGAGAACCTCATCAAGCTCGGTCAACCACTTTCAGGGATGTCAGAGCTGATCGTGGTGACCGTGTTGAGTCATGCGTTGGATGGTCAGACCCGTGAGCTGTGGGAAGCTTCAATGGACCAGAAGGAGCTTCCAGACTACAAACAGACCATTGAATTTCTAAAACAACGATGCGTCATTCTGGAGAGATGCGAGAATAGTGCATCCATCGTATCCCCGAGTCCCAAGGTCTCCAACCGGAAGCCGCCTACATCCAAGCTCGTGCCTTCCAAGACTTCGCATGCAGCGTTAGTAGTGCCAACGTATGTGTGCGACTTCTGTGCCGGACAGCATCAAAATTTCAAGTGTTCCGTGTACCAGAAGCTGTCCGTGGATCAGCGCCATACGAGAGTGAAGGAGCTAAATGCATGCTTTAATTGTTTGAGAAAGGGCCACCGAAGCTCAGCATGTTCCAGTAGTAAATCGTGCCTGCAGTGCTCAAAAAGACATCACACGCTACTACATTTTGAGCGTAAAAGGACTCCAGTTAATCACCCTGGTACCCAGAAACTTGCAGAAGCCAACCCGGTACTGGGGTAACGATTCAGCATCCTGTAAGGTCGTCGAGTTCTAGCAGAGATTCTCCATCAACCAAGCATGTATTCCTGATGACAGCAATGGTGAACTTGACGTCCAGAAATGGCAAAGTTCATCGTGTGCGTGCCTTGTTGGATTCTGGATCACAGATAAACCTCATCGCCGACTCAGTAGTGCAAAGAATGAAGCTACTGAAGTTCCCTGCGAATGTACCAATTGTTGGCGTCAATGGCACCAGATCTCAACTGCATCACAAGGTGGTGGTGCGAATGAGATCGAATTGCAGTGACTTTGCCACCAACCTAGAGTGTTACACAGTTCCAAAAGTGACGGATTCGACCCCATGGGTACGTGTGGAAAAGGATTCCTGGAATATACCACCCGGTATTCTGCTCGCAGATGATTCTTTCCATTGCCCAAGCGAGATAGATATGTTGATTGGAGCCGAACTGTTTTCGGAAATTTTAAAGCAAGGTCGGATCAAGCTCTCTGATCGTCTACCGTCTCTGGTCGAAACGGAATTTGGATGGACTGTGACCGGCCCGTACGACGATCAGGAAGGTGACGTCTCAGCATGTACCATTCTAGTAAGCAGTTTACCAGGCAAGGCCACCAAACTAGTACCGCTAAGAAAGTTGACGAAGAACACCGCCGATTGTCCACGAAGGGATAAACGGATAGCCAGCACCGTCCAGGTTCCGGGGCATACTTTCCAGCAGTTAGTGAGGACATTGCCTAAAGGTCATGAACAACAAACGACCATTAGAGTTGGAACTGCGTTCCAACGGGCGGGAGTATGTTCGCGAAGATGCGCTTCCAACGTGGGCAGCAGCATGCTAAGATGCGCAACCAACACaaaccatcgcatcggaaccgttATTGATCATCGGAacgaagcacgcgcactcacccgagccgacgggacagcagcgaccagcagcgagagagtgagtgccgtgagaaccaaccgtgagagcagcagcgaacgccgccgccgtagccatcatcatcatcatcgac contains the following coding sequences:
- the LOC134286724 gene encoding uncharacterized protein LOC134286724, which encodes MPPKRTPVKKVPDSAECEAQLGALVHNRGLAQRNVTRILTILKQAEKDRSELSPAQVKVYQRSIENEKAEYVRLHQEIVAQSSADKRDEQDEHYLRFMYLYEEVSVLLESCTEKLTVPPTQQPPCVTNQQPIIVQSQSFGAPLPTFDGHYEAWPRFKAMFQDLMQRSSDSDAVKLYHLENSLKGDAAGVIDLETLQDNDYQRAWDILEERFGNKRLILESHILGLLNLKQMTRRSSKELRSLIEECTRHVENLIKLGQPLSGMSELIVVTVLSHALDGQTRELWEASMDQKELPDYKQTIEFLKQRCVILERCENSASIVSPSPKVSNRKPPTSKLVPSKTSHAALVVPTYVCDFCAGQHQNFKCSVYQKLSVDQRHTRVKELNACFNCLRKGHRSSACSSSKSCLQCSKRHHTLLHFERKRTPVNHPGTQKLAEANPVLG